The Humidesulfovibrio mexicanus genome window below encodes:
- the gpJ gene encoding TipJ family phage tail tip protein has protein sequence MRKPHEAEAEYLPPAPVLSICPHPLKAAATTEVAPAGMTVAEMLYHFGYGYVLLPSCRVNLVIERLDGSSVELSKAQAFEFAPLPGDVIGVRVLPGKGGGKNPLSTIISIATIAASFYIPPSWGMTVGAGIFNTFGGMSMGTALLLGNVVVSGGIMLAGTLINSFLVSPPTSDIASAGGTTTESTSTTYSIAGSQNKMNRWGVVPQLLGGTFRIYPCHGAEPYTEVRGEDTYLRQLFVMYGPVKVEDMRIGETPLTDYTDYKIEVREGWMDDAPVTLYSDGKDVHQESLSLALPASAGWVSRRSNPDADELIFDVAFARFYRVNQSTGKYEELTVDFEVEISLAGAADWKPWNDAATNALSISGKFTSAYTKSFHMAVKHGQYDVRWRRITADDTTNYTFDTMTIATLRTITSRDPISTTSDLPPLCKIALVIKGSGQLNGIINQFNFLGTAYLPVWNEATAAFEMKTSNVPAWAYVNVLRGPANKKPTPDALIDTQAMLDWAAWTEAKGLHINAMVDTETTVREILLKIARVGRASSGKRDNLYAVVVDNEKTTYDQVLSPRNSWGFEGKVQLPDITHGVRCVFNNKEKNYVQDERLVYAPGYDESTASEFEELQLWGVDNAAEAWMSGQFHMANVRLRPEQFNAWMDWESLRCRRGSLIKCVHDVPMLGNGQGRIKALEYKDAEANPPDMRVTAITIDSKVTMEAGKVYAAAVRLYTGALMTTAVVTEPGDVSRLVMPGTEPILASAAPAVGDLLIFSEAERLGEDFVVTNIERGDDYTARLTLRHYAPGVQTADSGTIPAFNSNITRTVPTAQAAPGVPVIDAAASDESAMLRLADGTYVPGIAVSVHPGDGLAQTSAYQVRAREVGGAWGQPFSIGGDARTIHVDNVAEGNAYDVHIRAVSAEGIASAWAELAGLDVVGNTTPPPAPRDLAVQTTQTGLSATWTAAPAPWVSGYDIELDGAIIESGYAGDSKPLPAQTEGVHAVRVRSRDASGLLSPWVGAEVVVVAPSAPLVTASISGGNIRLAWEHRLGSFALASSEILHGDSLETSTPLGSGLSDTSIQVPGAAGAHKFWVRDTDTAGNTGPAGMVELVIRAPGAVAITPQVIDNNVLLAWTENAGTLPVVDCELRRGGTYPASTPIGRISGQFTTIFESAGGNYTYWITQRDKAGNDGTPASITVQVSQPPDYVLHADTASTFGGTLANALLDGGALLLPVDTTSTVAAKMTVGGWASRQAKADAGFPYRLEPTPAVASYQEVIDYGTILAGTKITVTQTSQAIHGSVALSCNLKVRASEADAWTDLGDVWGAYGTAFRYLQVTITATPDGGSNDLLRLTELRVRLDVKLKSDAGSAICDASDSGGTQVDFNVSFVDVQSITLTPAAGGAARYALYNFSDVVNPTGFKILLYDASGNRVSGTCSWSSKGV, from the coding sequence ATGCGTAAGCCCCATGAGGCGGAAGCCGAATACCTGCCCCCGGCCCCGGTGCTTTCGATTTGCCCACATCCGCTCAAGGCGGCGGCGACAACGGAAGTGGCCCCAGCGGGCATGACCGTGGCCGAGATGCTGTACCACTTTGGCTACGGCTACGTGCTGCTCCCCTCGTGCCGCGTGAACCTCGTCATCGAGCGGCTTGATGGAAGCTCCGTGGAGCTGTCCAAGGCGCAGGCCTTCGAATTCGCCCCCCTGCCGGGCGATGTCATCGGCGTGCGCGTGCTGCCCGGCAAAGGCGGTGGAAAGAACCCGCTGTCGACGATCATTTCCATCGCTACAATCGCCGCGTCATTCTATATTCCTCCTTCCTGGGGAATGACTGTCGGGGCAGGGATATTCAATACGTTCGGCGGGATGAGCATGGGGACGGCTCTCCTGCTTGGGAATGTCGTTGTTTCCGGCGGCATCATGCTGGCCGGAACCCTGATCAACAGCTTCCTCGTGTCCCCGCCCACCTCGGACATCGCCAGCGCCGGTGGCACAACGACAGAATCCACGAGCACGACGTACTCCATAGCAGGCTCGCAGAACAAGATGAACCGCTGGGGGGTCGTCCCACAGCTTCTGGGCGGCACTTTCCGCATCTACCCGTGCCACGGCGCGGAACCATACACGGAAGTCCGTGGCGAAGACACCTATCTACGCCAATTGTTTGTCATGTACGGCCCGGTCAAGGTCGAAGACATGCGCATCGGCGAGACGCCGCTGACCGACTACACGGACTACAAAATCGAGGTGCGCGAAGGGTGGATGGACGACGCCCCCGTGACGCTCTACAGCGACGGCAAGGACGTGCATCAGGAATCACTTTCTCTGGCCCTGCCCGCATCAGCCGGATGGGTCTCGCGACGCTCCAACCCTGATGCGGACGAACTGATTTTTGATGTAGCCTTCGCCCGTTTCTATCGGGTGAACCAAAGCACCGGAAAGTACGAAGAGCTCACCGTAGACTTTGAGGTCGAAATCAGTCTGGCCGGGGCCGCCGACTGGAAGCCCTGGAACGACGCCGCTACCAACGCCCTATCCATCAGCGGGAAATTCACCAGCGCTTACACCAAGAGCTTCCACATGGCCGTGAAACACGGCCAGTATGATGTACGCTGGCGCCGCATCACCGCTGACGACACGACGAACTATACCTTCGACACCATGACGATCGCGACTCTGCGCACCATCACCTCGCGTGACCCGATTTCCACCACGAGCGACCTCCCGCCGCTGTGCAAGATTGCGCTGGTCATCAAGGGTAGTGGGCAGCTCAACGGAATCATCAACCAATTCAATTTTCTCGGAACGGCCTACCTGCCGGTTTGGAACGAGGCCACGGCCGCCTTTGAGATGAAGACCAGCAACGTGCCCGCCTGGGCCTACGTGAACGTCCTGCGCGGCCCAGCCAACAAGAAGCCCACGCCTGACGCGCTTATCGACACCCAGGCCATGCTGGATTGGGCAGCATGGACGGAAGCCAAGGGGCTACACATCAATGCCATGGTGGACACCGAGACCACCGTGCGGGAAATCCTGCTCAAGATTGCCCGCGTCGGTCGGGCCAGCTCTGGCAAGCGGGACAACCTCTACGCCGTGGTCGTAGATAACGAAAAGACCACCTACGATCAGGTTCTCTCCCCTCGGAACTCCTGGGGCTTTGAAGGCAAGGTGCAGCTCCCGGACATCACGCACGGCGTGCGCTGCGTATTCAACAATAAGGAAAAAAACTACGTCCAGGACGAGAGGTTGGTCTACGCGCCCGGCTACGACGAATCCACGGCCAGCGAGTTCGAGGAATTGCAACTTTGGGGTGTGGACAACGCCGCCGAAGCGTGGATGTCCGGCCAGTTCCACATGGCCAACGTGCGGCTGCGCCCTGAGCAATTCAATGCCTGGATGGATTGGGAATCCCTGCGGTGCAGGCGTGGCAGCCTCATCAAGTGTGTGCACGACGTGCCGATGCTCGGCAACGGGCAGGGGCGCATCAAGGCCCTGGAATACAAAGATGCGGAGGCCAATCCCCCGGACATGCGTGTTACGGCCATCACCATCGACAGCAAGGTGACGATGGAGGCCGGGAAGGTCTATGCCGCAGCCGTGCGCCTGTATACCGGTGCGCTGATGACAACCGCCGTGGTCACGGAGCCCGGCGACGTTTCGCGCTTAGTCATGCCGGGCACCGAGCCCATCCTCGCCAGCGCAGCCCCGGCCGTGGGCGACCTGCTCATCTTCTCCGAGGCCGAACGCCTGGGCGAGGATTTTGTCGTCACCAATATCGAGCGTGGCGACGACTACACCGCGCGGCTCACCTTGCGGCACTATGCTCCGGGCGTCCAGACCGCGGATAGTGGGACGATTCCGGCCTTCAACTCGAACATCACGCGCACTGTGCCCACTGCGCAGGCCGCGCCGGGTGTACCCGTCATAGATGCCGCTGCCTCAGATGAGTCGGCTATGCTGCGCCTGGCCGATGGAACCTACGTGCCGGGCATCGCCGTGAGCGTTCATCCCGGGGACGGGCTGGCCCAGACATCAGCGTACCAAGTCCGAGCCCGCGAGGTCGGAGGGGCATGGGGGCAGCCGTTCTCAATCGGGGGGGACGCCAGGACCATCCACGTCGATAACGTGGCGGAAGGCAACGCCTACGATGTGCATATTCGAGCCGTTTCTGCCGAAGGCATCGCAAGCGCCTGGGCAGAACTCGCGGGGCTCGATGTCGTGGGCAACACCACGCCGCCGCCCGCGCCGCGAGACCTCGCTGTCCAGACGACCCAAACCGGGCTTTCCGCAACCTGGACGGCGGCCCCGGCGCCCTGGGTCAGTGGCTACGACATTGAACTCGACGGGGCGATAATCGAATCCGGCTACGCCGGAGACTCAAAGCCCCTGCCCGCGCAAACCGAAGGGGTTCACGCGGTACGAGTTCGCAGCCGTGATGCGAGCGGGCTTCTGAGCCCCTGGGTGGGCGCGGAAGTAGTTGTCGTTGCCCCCTCGGCCCCGTTGGTGACGGCCAGCATCTCCGGCGGGAACATCCGTCTCGCATGGGAACATCGCTTGGGGAGTTTCGCGTTGGCCAGCTCTGAAATCCTGCACGGCGACTCGCTGGAAACCTCCACCCCGCTGGGTTCCGGGCTTTCGGACACGTCAATTCAGGTGCCCGGCGCGGCTGGCGCGCATAAGTTCTGGGTTCGCGATACCGACACAGCCGGAAACACCGGCCCGGCAGGAATGGTGGAATTGGTCATCAGAGCGCCCGGTGCGGTCGCAATCACGCCCCAGGTCATCGACAACAATGTGCTCTTGGCCTGGACAGAAAACGCGGGCACATTGCCTGTTGTGGACTGTGAACTCCGGCGCGGAGGAACCTATCCGGCCTCGACCCCCATCGGCCGCATCAGCGGTCAGTTCACTACCATCTTCGAAAGCGCTGGCGGCAACTACACCTACTGGATCACCCAGCGGGACAAGGCGGGGAATGACGGCACCCCGGCCAGCATCACCGTGCAGGTGAGCCAGCCGCCGGACTACGTGCTGCACGCGGATACGGCCAGCACTTTCGGCGGAACCCTGGCGAATGCGCTGCTCGACGGCGGCGCGCTGCTCCTGCCGGTGGACACCACATCCACCGTAGCGGCGAAAATGACCGTCGGAGGCTGGGCCAGCAGGCAGGCCAAGGCCGACGCGGGCTTCCCGTACCGCCTGGAGCCGACCCCGGCCGTGGCCAGCTACCAGGAGGTCATCGACTACGGCACCATCCTGGCCGGGACAAAAATCACCGTCACACAGACCTCGCAGGCCATCCACGGCAGCGTGGCTCTTTCGTGCAACCTCAAGGTGCGCGCGAGCGAGGCTGACGCCTGGACGGACCTGGGCGACGTATGGGGCGCCTACGGAACGGCCTTCCGCTATCTCCAGGTGACGATTACGGCCACACCGGACGGCGGTAGCAACGACCTACTCCGACTCACCGAGCTGCGCGTGCGGCTGGACGTGAAGCTCAAAAGCGATGCAGGCTCGGCCATATGCGACGCCAGCGACAGCGGCGGAACGCAGGTCGATTTCAACGTAAGCTTCGTGGACGTGCAGAGCATCACGCTCACGCCGGCTGCGGGGGGGGCTGCGCGCTATGCGCTCTACAACTTCTCCGACGTTGTGAACCCGACCGGGTTCAAGATTTTGCTGTATGACGCCAGCGGCAACCGCGTCTCCGGCACCTGTAGTTGGAGCTCCAAGGGGGTTTAA
- a CDS encoding PHP domain-containing protein, with translation MRQRIDLHTHSTASDGTYTPKELMRAAADIGLAAIALTDHDTFDGLPEARCEAEQLGLELVPGCELSLDYGGMPTHLLALFVDERPGNVNAELERVRSARTLRNELMLQKLKTVGVHLRMEDVKRRAAGVVGRPHMAQAMLEGGVVRSFEEAFARFLGAGGLAYVPKAKLTPREAIEAIHADKGLAVLAHPYVLSQQPARIRAILADLASMGLDGVEVYYTEHSDKYTGLVAALARELGLLMSGGSDFHGAVKPGVALGRGRGGLFVDGELLDRMKETLAARA, from the coding sequence ATGCGCCAACGCATTGACCTGCATACCCATTCCACTGCTTCGGACGGCACCTACACGCCCAAGGAGCTCATGCGCGCGGCCGCAGACATTGGCCTTGCCGCCATCGCCCTCACGGACCACGACACCTTTGACGGATTGCCGGAAGCACGGTGCGAGGCGGAACAACTGGGCCTGGAACTGGTGCCGGGCTGCGAGCTCTCGCTGGATTATGGCGGAATGCCCACGCATTTGCTGGCGCTCTTTGTGGACGAGCGGCCCGGCAATGTGAACGCCGAACTGGAGCGGGTGCGCAGCGCCCGCACCCTGCGCAACGAGCTGATGCTGCAGAAGCTCAAAACCGTGGGCGTGCATCTGCGCATGGAGGACGTGAAACGCCGCGCCGCGGGCGTCGTGGGCCGTCCGCACATGGCCCAGGCCATGTTGGAGGGCGGCGTTGTCCGAAGCTTCGAGGAAGCCTTTGCGCGCTTTCTGGGCGCGGGCGGTCTCGCCTACGTGCCCAAGGCCAAGCTCACCCCGCGCGAGGCCATAGAGGCCATCCACGCGGACAAGGGCCTGGCCGTCCTGGCGCACCCGTACGTGCTCTCGCAGCAACCCGCCCGCATACGCGCCATTCTGGCCGATCTTGCGTCCATGGGCCTGGACGGAGTCGAAGTGTACTACACCGAGCATTCCGACAAATACACGGGGTTGGTGGCTGCGCTGGCGCGGGAGCTGGGCCTGCTCATGAGCGGCGGGTCCGATTTCCACGGGGCTGTGAAGCCCGGCGTGGCCCTTGGGCGCGGGCGCGGCGGACTCTTCGTGGACGGGGAGCTTCTGGACCGCATGAAGGAAACCCTGGCCGCGCGCGCCTGA
- a CDS encoding Trm112 family protein, with the protein MALNAELLDLLACPKCHGGLELLTGQDGLLCAACLLVYPIRDEIPVMLVEEAVPVASWKGSAPDRS; encoded by the coding sequence ATGGCGTTGAATGCGGAATTGCTTGATCTGCTTGCCTGTCCCAAATGCCACGGCGGGCTTGAGCTGCTGACCGGGCAGGACGGCCTGCTCTGTGCGGCCTGTTTGCTCGTGTATCCCATCCGTGACGAGATCCCCGTCATGCTTGTCGAGGAGGCCGTTCCTGTGGCGTCCTGGAAGGGGAGCGCGCCGGACCGGAGCTGA